The following coding sequences are from one Daphnia pulex isolate KAP4 chromosome 11, ASM2113471v1 window:
- the LOC124207294 gene encoding CAP-Gly domain-containing linker protein 1-like isoform X4, translating into MSASAPVKPSGIKPPTSRLARPSVTSKPASNGSSGENMSKISNESDGPKKKLDRNDGLDDGGDLDRVSDLPSLPGSRKTSKDMMRKLSDGSGSALDPEYELARRLSEAGIRRMSDANLILTTDTDSFIIGQHIYVNGIKPGKIQFIGETKFAPGEWAGIVLDDLSGKNDGSVGGVRYFQCQPKKGVFSRLGRLTRQPLDAIQLAALQSQQSQPPASENGDDSSSTTTTTTNTNGANGTASTSPVAATPNSVVSVQSIGDLRLGDRVIVTSSQGSKAGVLRYLGTAEFAVGQWAGVELDDPTGKNDGAVAGTRYFECQQHYGLFAPIHKVSRSPANHMRRTSGAMNASMSSSLSQPRAGGSSRTGTRRDSESASVTSVATSRASTAISRDLLRERDQHIEQLMKEREMERSEVTRAAAQADEAEHQLSLLQRRYNLEKEEFAKKMEELERLLLAAESVRSSQGAQIDDLQFRLEEETILRSEIEAQQKGMDDKEKEWARQVEQLESEAQRCFEAEELAARYKDELDALQAKGQQQPQSATPENDQSDDRIRQLEASVRVKENELLQLKDSMQELSKSLESEQLKNRNAEERFQALETELQVTKTSLNEIQNVGETELGEWKNKLEILERQNAESRQQLEKLNEEKTRFETQFNEAQALLNRSQDAEVTESRDLKAKLEEMTRRHAESQEQMSKLNEEKERLQLQLADSLASSNQTKHDGDAELNKLKVKLDELERQEAKNEEQLFNLDEEKVRLELQLADTQASAAQVEEAKRVEAETKNQEIEQLKNLIEALEHQKEDSKVQLANVEEEKIRLDAELQRVHALLEESKEVAKADADTNKFEFEELKAQYDALEVQQTEIQIQLANIQEDKMKSEEEKVKLDAELQSVRVLLVESTGAAKSEVEETRNEFVELKVKYSGLERQLAEVNVHLENVQKEKTNSEEEKTKLVAELKAAQDSLSVSKEAAKSESDKKNSEYEELKDKYETLELQQMEVKIQLANLEEEKVKADEEKSRLEAELKTTRVSLAESVEAAKTEAEKKKLEFEELKREFEVLGLQQSEIKVQMTKLQEEKTKSELAMQKKCEDEAEQWRMKCNDFEQQKAANGQRLTQLDEEKSRLESELLRLSSTSSNASQDLTRLHGELMAARQTLGESQSQSSKLELEKSGLEQLNATLHSDLQKRDEKIVELSSLKADLERQIQEISQTLKDDQKKFEKENEAAKTEAEKKKLEFEKLKSQFEVLELQNSEIKVQLSKLQEEKTKSELALQMKSEEEAEQWKKKCNDFEQQKAANEQRLTQLDEEKSRLESELLQLSSTSSNASQDLTRLHGELMTARQTLSESQSQTSKLELEKTGLEQLNATLYSDLKTRDEKIVELSSVKADLERQIQEISQSLKDAQTQFEKDKAEWNRSSEDLRGEVKNQAEKIASLTASQVDLQAQLQNVNETLDEMKIQSQKEKDELEQSNGTLSADLANKEKQIADLLSTTAITTDKYESELQLTKQKCDRMKEQLENLESHQQESEGGMAQLKKSFAELEQEKSNWLIEKLQLEESLKQLENQLSSLSIEKEESSHKIRERDEMLAKLTEEVTLLQDKFTAHIAELEQKLQENQATAETEKELQAALAEARARAEEIQVALEDSQKNEKELLEVREQLALANKLHEEFSQKSQKEQTELKQQIDELSAVKESMRDRELKLQEELSLLKRQLEEQSSRLQGQLDVTKQEAESTRQLLQDLEMAQNRIKELQSSLEETDQRLAELQEVELRVKSLEEKLELKTIELKEEMDDRDKAEDRVLRLTESLAGKEKELEALRLETTSLKKSTTEVSHLLTAFSTVDREKKQLEAKVVELQVAAAAASRGAGADAADTDVRIKKFKDDYQQKEQEIKFLNSVIVDMQRKVEDLNVKLEISQATLLGQNALAPENRNGVKIEAKPPRLFCDICDLFDLHDTEDCPTQASEDFDNSPPFSNQRSMPSFNQDSPSYKQHSHHGGSRGAMRPYCDICEVFGHATSECTEDATF; encoded by the exons ATAGAAATGATGGTCTTGATGATGGTGGTGACCTTGATCGGGTAAGCGACTTGCCGTCCTTGCCGGGCAGTCGCAAAACGAGCAAGGACATGATGAGGAAACTCTCAG ATGGTTCTGGTAGTGCTCTAGACCCAGAATATGAGCTGGCACGTCGGTTGAGTGAAGCTGGTATTCGTCGAATGTCAG ATGCCAACTTGATTTTGACGACTGACACAGACAGTTTCATCATCGGTCAACACATTTACGTCAACGGCATCAAACCGGGAAAGATTCAATTCATTGGCGAGACAAAGTTCGCTCCTGGCGAGTGGGCAGGCATCGTGCTGGATGATCTTTCGGGCAAGAATGATGGCTCTGTTGGCGGCGTTCGTTATTTCCAGTGTCAGCCAAAGAAGGGCGTCTTTTCTCGCTTGGGAAGACTTACACGACAACCACTCGACGCCATCCAGCTGGCCGCTCTTCAATCTCAACAGTCACAGCCACCTGCGAGCGAAAATGGAGATGACTCttcttccaccaccaccaccaccacaaatACTAATGGAGCCAACGGCACTGCTTCTACTTCACCGG TGGCGGCCACACCGAATTCCGTTGTGAGTGTCCAATCGATTGGCGATCTCCGGCTGGGCGATCGAGTCATTGTGACGAGCAGCCAGGGCTCCAAGGCCGGTGTATTGCGCTACCTGGGCACGGCCGAATTTGCAGTTGGCCAATGGGCAGGTGTGGAACTGGACGATCCTACTGGCAAGAACGACGGCGCCGTGGCAGGCACTCGATACTTTGAATGCCAACAGCACTATGGTCTATTCGCTCCTATTCACAAAGTTTCCCGCTCACCGGCCAATCACATGCGACGCACATCCGGAGCCATGAACGCTTCCATGTCGTCTTCGCTGAGCCAACCGAGAGCCGGTGGATCGTCACGAACGGGTACGAGGAGAGACTCTGAATCGGCCAGTGTCACTTCTGTTGCAACATCACGCGCCAGTACGGCCATCAGCCGG GATTTGCtgcgagagagagaccaaCACATTGAGCAGCTGATGAAAGAGCGAGAAATGGAGCGCAGTGAAGTGACCCGTGCGGCCGCCCAGGCCGATGAGGCCGAACACCAGCTATCCCTGCTTCAGCGTCGCTACAActtggagaaagaagaattcgCTAAAAAAATGGAGGAACTGGAACGACTTTTGTTGGCAGCCGAATCGGTCCGCTCGTCCCAAGGAGCCCAAATTGACGATTTGCAATTCCGGTTGGAGGAGGAAACTATTCTCCGTTCTGAAATTGAG GCTCAGCAAAAGGGAATGGAcgataaagagaaagaatgggCTCGCCAGGTTGAACAGCTCGAAAGTGAAGCGCAACGTTGTTTCGAAGCGGAAGAATTGGCCGCACGCTACAAAGATGAATTGGATGCGTTACAAGCCAAAGGTCAACAGCAACCGCAGTCAGCCACCCCCGAAAACGATCAGTCAGACGATCGCATCCGGCAACTCGAGGCTTCTGTTCGGGTCAAAGAAAACGAACTTTTGCAACTAAag GATTCCATGCAAGAGCTGTCAAAATCGCTAGAATCTGAGCAGCTGAAAAATCGCAACGCCGAAGAACGATTCCAGGCACTGGAAACTGAGCTGCAAGTCACCAAAACTTCGCTGAATGAGATTCAAAATGTCGGCGAAACGGAGCTGGGAGAGTGGAAGAACAAACTGGAAATCCTTGAACGTCAAAACGCCGAAAGTCGACAACAGCTTGAAAAGCTGAACGAAGAGAAAACTCGATTCGAAACGCAATTCAACGAAGCCCAAGCCTTACTAAACCGTTCCCAGGATGCCGAGGTGACCGAGTCGCGTGACTTGAAAGCCAAGCTGGAAGAAATGACACGTCGACATGCCGAAAGTCAAGAACAGATGTCGAAATTGAACGAGGAAAAGGAACGGCTTCAGTTACAGTTGGCAGACTCTTTAGCTTCATCAAATCAAACGAAGCATGACGGAGATGCGGAACTGAATAAATTGAAGGTGAAGTTGGACGAGCTCGAGCGCCAGGAGGCCAAAAATGAGGAGCAGCTTTTCAACCTGGACGAGGAAAAGGTGCGACTCGAATTGCAATTAGCGGATACACAAGCGTCTGCCGCCCAGGTGGAAGAAGCTAAAAGAGTTGAAGCTGAAACGAAAAACCAGGAAATAGAACAACTCAAGAATTTAATCGAAGCTTTAGAACATCAGAAAGAGGATAGTAAAGTGCAATTAGCAAATgtggaagaggaaaaaatccGACTCGATGCAGAATTGCAAAGGGTTCACGCGTTGTTGGAAGAATCGAAAGAAGTTGCCAAAGCCGACGCCGACACGAAtaagtttgaatttgaagaaCTAAAGGCGCAGTACGACGCTTTGGAGGTCCAGCAAacggaaattcaaattcaattggcgAACATTCAAGAAGACAAGATGAAAtctgaagaagagaaagttaAATTGGATGCAGAGTTGCAGTCTGTCAGAGTTTTGTTGGTCGAATCAACCGGGGCTGCGAAATCTGAAGttgaagaaacaagaaacgaaTTTGTAGAATTGAAAGTGAAATACAGTGGACTGGAACGCCAACTTGCGGAAGTCAATGTTCACCtggaaaatgtacaaaaagagaaaaccaattccgaagaagagaaaacgaaactCGTTGCTGAATTGAAAGCTGCCCAAGATTCACTGTCCGTCTCTAAAGAAGCCGCTAAATCCGAAtcagataagaaaaatagtGAATATGAAGAGCTTAAAGACAAATACGAAACTTTGGAGCTGCAACAAATGGAAGTAAAAATTCAGTTGGCTaatcttgaagaagaaaaggtcaaGGCTGATGAAGAGAAATCTAGATTAGAGGCAGAATTGAAAACCACCCGTGTTTCATTGGCCGAGTCTGTAGAGGCAGCTAAAACGgaagcagaaaagaaaaagttggaattTGAAGAATTGAAGCGGGAATTTGAAGTTTTAGGACTTCAACAGTCTGAAATCAAAGTTCAGATGACAAAGcttcaagaagagaaaaccaaatCCGAGTTGGCGATGCAGAAGAAATGCGAAGACGAAGCTGAACAGTGGAGAATGAAATGCAACGATTTCGAACAACAGAAAGCGGCCAACGGCCAGCGACTCACTCAACTCGACGAAGAAAAATCGCGACTCGAATCTGAATTGTTGCGACTCTCCAGCACTTCCAGCAATGCTTCACAAGACCTCACTCGTCTTCACGGTGAACTGATGGCTGCCCGACAAACCCTGGGTGAATCTCAATCACAATCATCTAAACTGGAACTAGAAAAATCTGGGCTGGAGCAACTTAATGCCACACTTCATTCTGATCTCCAAAAACGCGATGAGAAGATTGTTGAACTTTCTTCTCTCAAAGCGGATCTTGAACGCCAAATCCAAGAGATCAGTCAAACGCTAAAGGATGAtcagaaaaagtttgaaaaagaaaatgaagcagCTAAAACGGaagcagaaaagaagaaattggaatttgaaaaactgaaaagtcAATTCGAAGTTTTGGAACTTCAAAATTCTGAAATCAAAGTTCAGTTGTCAAAGttacaagaagagaaaacaaaatccgaGTTGGCATTGCAGATgaaaagcgaagaagaagctgaacagtggaaaaagaaatgcaacgATTTCGAACAACAGAAAGCGGCCAACGAGCAGAGACTCACCCAACTCGACGAAGAAAAATCACGACTCGAATCTGAATTGTTACAACTCTCCAGCACATCCAGTAATGCTTCACAAGACCTTACTCGTCTTCACGGTGAACTGATGACTGCCCGACAGACGTTGAGTGAATCCCAATCTCAAACATCTAAACTGGAACTAGAAAAAACTGGGCTGGAACAACTTAATGCAACACTTTATTCCGATCTCAAAACCCGCGATGAGAAGATTGTTGAACTTTCCTCCGTCAAAGCGGATCTTGAACGCCAAATACAAGAGATCAGTCAATCACTGAAGGATGCTCAGACACAGTTTGAAAAGGACAAGGCAGAATGGAACAGGTCGAGTGAGGATCTTCGTGGAGAAGTGAAAAATCAAGCTGAGAAAATCGCTAGTCTCACTGCATCCCAGGTGGATTTACAAGCCCAACTTCAAAATGTCAACGAAACTttggatgaaatgaaaattcagtcgcagaaagaaaaggacgaGTTGGAACAGTCCAATGGAACACTCAGTGCCGATCTGGCCaacaaagagaaacaaatcgCTGATCTCCTTTCAACCACCGCAATCACCACCGATAAATATGAGAGCGAATTGCAGTTGACTAAGCAAAAGTGTGATCGAATGAAGGAGCAACTTGAAAACCTTGAATCCCATCAGCAAGAATCGGAAGGTGGAATGGCTCAACTAAAGAAATCCTTCGCAGAAttagaacaagaaaaatctaatTGGCTTATCGAGAAACTTCAACTAGAAGAATCCCTTAAACAGCTGGAGAATCAACTCTCCAGTCTGTCGatcgagaaagaagaatccaGTCACAAGATCCGGGAGCGTGATGAAATGTTGGCGAAGCTGACGGAAGAAGTGACGCTCTTGCAAGACAAATTTACAGCCCACATTGCCGAGCTGGAACAGAAGCTTCAGGAGAACCAGGCGACAGCAGAGACAGAAAAAGAGCTTCAAGCTGCGTTAGCTGAAGCTAGAGCCCGTGCGGAAGAAATCCAAGTCGCTTTAGAAGATAGCCAGAAGAACGAGAAAGAGCTGCTGGAAGTACGTGAGCAGTTGGCTTTAGCCAATAAATTGCACGAAGAATTCAGCCAGAAGAGTCAGAAGGAGCAGACGGAGTTGAAGCAGCAGATAGATGAACTGTCGGCCGTGAAAGAGTCCATGCGGGATCGGGAACTGAAACTGCAAGAAGAATTATCTTTGCTGAAACGCCAACTGGAGGAACAAAGCAGTCGCCTCCAAGGTCAGCTCGATGTGACCAAGCAGGAAGCTGAGTCTACTCGCCAACTATTGCAAGATTT GGAAATGGCACAAAACCGGATCAAAGAATTACAGTCCAGTCTGGAGGAAACTGACCAAAGATTAGCGGAATTGCAGGAAGTTGAGCTTCGAGTTAAAAGTTTAGAGGAGAAACTTGAGTTGAAAACtattgaattgaaagaagagATGGATGATCGAGACAAAGCTGAAGATAGAGTATTGAGATTGACGGAAAGCTtggctggaaaagaaaaagaactggaaGCTTTACGACTGGAG acGACAAGCTTGAAAAAATCTACAACAGAAGTTTCCCACTTGTTGACGGCCTTTTCTACAGTCGACCGTGAAAAGAAACAGTTGGAAGCCAAAGTGGTAGAGTTACAAGtagccgctgccgccgcttcTCGAGGTGCCGGAGCTGATGCGGCAGACACTGATGTTCGAATCAAGAAATTCAAGGACGACTAccaacaaaaagaacaagaaattaAGTTTCTCAATTCCGTTATCGTCGACATGCAAAGAAAAGTTGAGGATCTCAATGTCAAATTGGAAATCAGCCAGGCGACGTTGCTCGGCCAAAATGCTCTTGCACCTGAAAATCG GAATGGAGTCAAGATCGAAGCCAAACCGCCTAGACTATTCTGCGACATTTGCGATTTGTTCGATTTGCATGACACTGAAGATTGTCCCACACAAGCCTCCGAAGACTTTGATAACTCTCCGCCTTTTTCGAATCAACGCTCGATGCCTTCCTTTAACCAAGATTCGCCCAGCTATAAACAACATTCACACCACGGAGGGTCGAGAGGTGCCATGCGACCTTATTGTGATATTTGTGAAG tatTTGGCCATGCAACTTCGGAATGCACAGAAGATGCAACCTTCTAA